The Hippopotamus amphibius kiboko isolate mHipAmp2 chromosome 3, mHipAmp2.hap2, whole genome shotgun sequence genomic interval TTATGGAGAAATACAACGCGGTGATAGAGCATGGCCGAAGGGTAATGGCTGGAGGGACTGAGGGAGTCCTGGGTGCCCACCTTCTAACCgatccctgcctccccaggccaAAATTGTGCGCAACGCCAAGGACACAGCACACACGCGTGCTGAGCGAAACATTCTAGAATCAGTGAAGCACCCCTTCATTGTGGAGCTGGCCTATGCCTTCCAGACGGGCGGCAAACTCTACCTCATCCTTGAGTGCCTCAGTGGTATGAGTGCGGGCCCAGCCTGGACATGGGCAAGGCCAGGGAaccagcacagggagctctggggGGAGCTGGAGGAGATGTGCTCTGTAGAATGGCCGGGGGGGGGCCCACTTCATCCATCCCTctgtctgttcattcattcattcagcaaacgtCTGTCCAGTGCCTCTTGTGTCCCTCACCTGCATCGGGGGTGGATGGGAATGGTGGGGGTTTGTATAGACATCCAGAGGGCTGTTTTGTCCATTTCCACTACCCCTTCTCGTCCTGGTCCTCTCTCCTGTGTGCCCTGCATCCAGTCAGAACCCGATCCAGGTGGTTCATTCTCTGCAGTGTCCTCCATCCTCTACTCTCtctcggggggtggggtgggggggaggggaggagtcacAGTTGTTTCCTAACTGGCCTTGAAGCCCCCAGCTCACCCTCTTCCTAGTATCTCCTCCGCTAACTCCCAGGGTCGTCGTCCCAGAGCACGGGACTGTCCCCAACACTCCTACTCAGAATTCCATGGTTCCCTGTAACTGCCTGGATCAAGCCTGGGGTGTCCCCAGCTTGCCACGAAGCGATCCAGGCCTGCCTTTCCTCCCGATGAGCCCTATAAGCTTTGTTCCCTGCACTCCATCTCTGCATCCCCTTTACATCTCACCGCTGCCATGGACCTTCTCTGTCCCCTCACGCCGGGGTTAGTTGTGTCCTCCTGTCTCCCCAGGAGGGTTTTTGGGTCAAGCTCTCGGAGCCGTTGCCTCAGTCTGGCATATCACAGCAGCTGTGCGTGTGTCTCTCCCCCCATCACACCGAGCGTCCTGAGGGCAGTGGCTGGGTCTCTTCATCTCTGTCCCCAGCTTCACCCAGAACAGGGCCGGGCACCGAGTAGGCGTCGGTAGATGTTTGCTGAATTGAATTGAATCCCCACGGCAGCTCTGGGAGGCAGGTAGGGCGGGAATTACGAGCCCCACTCTCCCGAGAAGAAACCAAGACTCCCCGGGCGAGCAGAGGAGCTTGGTCCCAGCACACAGCTGCTGGCGTGTTTGTGTCACAGGCGGCGAGCTCTTCACACATCTGGAGCGAGAGGGCATCTTCCTGGAAGACACAGCCTGGTGGGTATtacctcctgcctctctccccccacccagggcctggcTCCACCCCACCCTTGCCGTCACCCTGTCCTGTCTCTGCAGTTTCTACCTGTCAGAGATCACACTGGCCCTGGGCCATCTCCACTCCCAAGGCATCATCTACCGGGACCTCAAACCTGAGAACGTCATGCTTAACAGCCAAGGTGCGCATGCGTGGGGATGGCTGAGCCCCGTGGGGTGGCCTGGGGTCCTGaccaacaccccctccccctaCGGTCTTCCTCAGGCCACATCAAACTGACGGACTTTGGCCTCTGCAAGGAGTCGATTCACGAGGGCGCCGTCACCCACACCTTCTGCGGCACCATCGAGTACATGTGAGCGGCAGCCAGCTGGGCccagggggcagggggacagcCAGGCAGGGCTTGGCCTGACTGACGGTTCCACTGGCCCCCAGGGCCCCTGAGATTCTGGTGCGCAGCGGCCACAACCGGGCGGTGGACTGGTGGAGCTTGGGGGCCCTGATGTACGACATGCTCACTGGATTGGCAAGTCCAGCCTCCTCGGGAGGGCGGGCGTGGGGACGGGTGGAGGGCCCCTCCCGGGGCAGGGGCGGCCCGGTGGGAGGCCTGCAAGGCTCCTCTCACCCTCTGCCTTCTCCAGCCACCCTTCACTGCAGAGAACCGGAAGAAAACCATGGACAAGATCATCAGAGGGAAGCTGGAGCTGCCCCCCTACCTCACCCCGGATGCCCGGGACCTCGTCAAAAAGGTGGGCTCTCTCCTGCCCTTGGTCCAGCCCCTGTCTCTTCTCCCAGGCCCTGCATGGGCTCCTGAGTCTCCCTGGGCCAGGGTTCCTggagccccccccgcccccattgcCTGTACGGTGTGCCTTTGGGATGAGGCGCACTGGCTGTGAGGTCCGAGATGTCAGCTCTGGCGCAGACCAGCTGCCAGCTGTGGACAAGTCCCTAGGCCGAGTCCTGATCAGCATGACGCGTGCCACGTGCTAGCTGCTCCCCTCACAAAGGTGATCATTGGGGATCAAGGTGGGAGGACAGGCACCCCATGCAGACTGCGAGTTGGATCCCCACGTATGTGCTCTGGGCTGATGCCAGCAAAGGCTTTGTGGAGAAGGGGCCATGAAACCAAACCTTGGAAATCCTGAGGATGTCAATAGGTGGAGACCACACTCCAGAGGCCCCCACCACAACCCACAACCCCCGTCTCATCTTTCCCACCCCCTGGGGCCATTCGGGAACACTGAGTGGGTACCTCTGCCTGAGACCCTCACCCCCCGGCCCTTGTCCTGCAGTTTCTGAAGCGGAATCCCAGCCAGCGGATTGGGGGTGGCCCAGGGGATGCTGCTGATGTGCAGGTAGGTCTGGCACCATCATGAGGAGGCAGGGCTGAGCCCCCAAGGATGCCTGGGTGCAGAGGGGTGGGACCCTAGGGCAGAGGGAGTTTCTGAGGGAGCCACGGAGGGTGAAATGTTGGCACGTTCGGGGGCACTCTGCCCACAGAGGCACCCCTTCTTCCGGCACGTTCATTGGGAAGACCTCTTGGCCCGCCGCGTGGACCCCCCGTTCCGGCCCTCCCTGGTGAGTGGACGTCCCATTGGCCTGGGCGCAGGTGGAGGCCCCTGTCCTGGACACCCCTGACCCTCCCCCTGGGGTGCCCACAGCAGTCAGAGGAGGATGTGAGCCAGTTTGACTCGCACTTCACGAGGCAGACGCCGGTGGACAGTCCAGATGACACAGCCCTCAGTGAGAGCGCCAACCAGGCCTTCCTGGTGAGGTCCAGGGGCCTGAGGGTTATGGGCACATGGGCAAGGGTTGTGGCCAAGGAGCGGTAGACCCTGAGCATCGCCTGGCCCCGCCTCTGCCCCCCAGGGCTTCACGTACGTGGCGCCCTCTGTCCTGGACAGCATCAAGGAGGGCTTCTCCTTCCAGCCCAAGCTGCGCTCCCCCAGGCGCCTCAACAGCAGCCCCCGGACCCCCATCAGGTACCGCAGGGCGGGGTCCGCTTCTAGCTTCAGCTCTGATGTCAACCCCAGGCGTGCCTTGGCTGTCTCTTAAGCAGCCTCAACCTCTGTGTCTCCGTCTACCATGGGGACTCCTAAGGCAGGGGCCACCTGGGTGGGCACGTGACTGCATTCTGGCCCCGTGCCAGTAAATGCTGACCCTGCCTCGGTTTCCCCTGCAGCCCCCTGAAGTTCTCGCCTTTCGAGGGGTTCCGGCCCAGCCCCGGCCCACCAGAGCCCACGGAGCCCCCTCTACCCCCTCTCctgccgccgccaccaccaccaccgccctCAAGCACTGCCCCCCTCCCTATCCGACCCCCCTCAGGGACCAAGAAGTCCAAGAAAGGCCGTGGGCGCCCCAGGCGCTAAGAGGATGGGTGGGGATGAGGGCAGCGGGACCCCGGGCCAGTTCCAGAGACCTGGGGCTGTGCCTAGAGGTGCaggagtgagtgtgtgtgagtgtgtctctGTTGGGGGTGGCCGTGCCCCGTGAATCATGAACGCGGAGGGCTGCAGGCTACAGCTGCCGGTCGAGGGGCCGCCCACCTGGCCTCCCGCAGTTGAGCTGTGTCGTTGGAGAATTAAAGTATTCAATCATGGCACGGACCTGGCTTTTCCTCTGGActtctggggcaggggtgggtggggtcaTGCCAGGAAGAGTCCCTGCTTAGGGACGGGAGGGGTCAGGACAGGACCACAGAACCACGGGGCTGGAGGGGTTTTATTTCAGATGGCTGCCCAGTGCCCCTGGGGATGGACGGCCTTCCTGGGGGCCGGAGATAACACAGACTTGGGGACTAGAGCTCACGGGGGGAGTGGCAGTCGGAGGCTCTCCAAGCGGGGGTGTGGGTGACACGAGTCCAGGGTGGGCTGGGTCCGGCCGTGGCAGCTCGGGAAGGCGAGGCACAGGGACCGGGGTGTGGCACCAGAGCGGGCGTCTACAGTGCGGTGACGTGGAGGCCCTGGCCCCCGGCAGCCCTGGTGCTGTCGTCCCAGGCCGCGCTGCCAGCGAAGGCGTGCAGGTCACTCAGCAGGGCCTCGGCGCTGCCCCCTGAGCCCGCCGGCCCCTGGCAGCCGAGGCCCAGGGCCCCCTCGGTGTCGTCGTCGTCCTGTGCTTCCGCGCCCGGCTCTGGGGCCTGCTGTCGGCGGGGCCCCTCTCCGCCCTGCTCCTCTTCCCGGGATGCGGGCTCCTCTCGGCCCCCACACAGGTCGTAGTCCTCGTCCGCGTCCTGCGCGTCCTGCCGCCCTGCGTCCTCCCCTGGCGTCCCCAGCTCCGCCCGGAGCCAGCGGCCCGGCGGGCTGGCCCAGAGCAGGCGGCAGGTGCGGCCCCACAGCGCGGCCCCCAGGCGGGCCGGGTGGTAGTAGCCCCCCGAGTCCCGGCTGAGGCGGCGCCAGGCCAGCGCCAGGCCggtggccagcagcagcagcagcagcagcagcaggaacacGGTGACCGCGGAGCTGGAGCTCGTGCTGCCGCTGGCGCCGCCTCCCGATCCCAGCGCCCCGGGCAGGGCCAGCAGCGTCCAGAGCCCTAGGGCGCAGGGCAGGTCCTGTGGAGGACAGGGAGGGGCTCATGGCCTGGGGT includes:
- the RPS6KB2 gene encoding ribosomal protein S6 kinase beta-2 isoform X2; the protein is MAAVFDLDLETEEGSEGEGEPEFSPADVCPLAELRAAGLEPVGRYEEVELTESSVNPGPERIGPHCFELLRVLGKGNYGKVFQVRKVQGTNVGKIYAMKVLRKAKIVRNAKDTAHTRAERNILESVKHPFIVELAYAFQTGGKLYLILECLSGGELFTHLEREGIFLEDTACFYLSEITLALGHLHSQGIIYRDLKPENVMLNSQGHIKLTDFGLCKESIHEGAVTHTFCGTIEYMAPEILVRSGHNRAVDWWSLGALMYDMLTGLPPFTAENRKKTMDKIIRGKLELPPYLTPDARDLVKKFLKRNPSQRIGGGPGDAADVQRHPFFRHVHWEDLLARRVDPPFRPSLQSEEDVSQFDSHFTRQTPVDSPDDTALSESANQAFLGFTYVAPSVLDSIKEGFSFQPKLRSPRRLNSSPRTPIRRCRRGCRCGSS
- the RPS6KB2 gene encoding ribosomal protein S6 kinase beta-2 isoform X1; translation: MAAVFDLDLETEEGSEGEGEPEFSPADVCPLAELRAAGLEPVGRYEEVELTESSVNPGPERIGPHCFELLRVLGKGNYGKVFQVRKVQGTNVGKIYAMKVLRKAKIVRNAKDTAHTRAERNILESVKHPFIVELAYAFQTGGKLYLILECLSGGELFTHLEREGIFLEDTACFYLSEITLALGHLHSQGIIYRDLKPENVMLNSQGHIKLTDFGLCKESIHEGAVTHTFCGTIEYMAPEILVRSGHNRAVDWWSLGALMYDMLTGLPPFTAENRKKTMDKIIRGKLELPPYLTPDARDLVKKFLKRNPSQRIGGGPGDAADVQRHPFFRHVHWEDLLARRVDPPFRPSLQSEEDVSQFDSHFTRQTPVDSPDDTALSESANQAFLGFTYVAPSVLDSIKEGFSFQPKLRSPRRLNSSPRTPISPLKFSPFEGFRPSPGPPEPTEPPLPPLLPPPPPPPPSSTAPLPIRPPSGTKKSKKGRGRPRR
- the PTPRCAP gene encoding protein tyrosine phosphatase receptor type C-associated protein, giving the protein MDLPCALGLWTLLALPGALGSGGGASGSTSSSSAVTVFLLLLLLLLLATGLALAWRRLSRDSGGYYHPARLGAALWGRTCRLLWASPPGRWLRAELGTPGEDAGRQDAQDADEDYDLCGGREEPASREEEQGGEGPRRQQAPEPGAEAQDDDDTEGALGLGCQGPAGSGGSAEALLSDLHAFAGSAAWDDSTRAAGGQGLHVTAL